A section of the Rhodopirellula halodulae genome encodes:
- a CDS encoding glycosyl transferase — protein MPDFYQHDMITTIHDLRSAKLESLESMLRESTQNHAIGLVLPVTASDMRAEPFDVIVRELSQADYIASIVVSLGVAPDQADYDETCAKIAPLGDRAKVLWTDGPEVQGLYQELIDAGIDVSVPGKGRSVWTAFGYLLDDPNIETFVLHDCDIVDYDRQLLSRLCLPMVHPGLDFEFCKAYYARVTDRMHGRVVRLLVAPLLRALMQCFPENQFVRFLGNFRYPLSGEFSLTRNLARTNRVASDWGLEVGTLADVYRNTSHKRVCQVDLARLYEHKHQTLAVDQPSSGLIKMALDILTTIYRTLASQGIVFGESTFVTLRASFLRIAQDCIRQYAADARVNSLHYDRHSEEMAIEAFAQCVTQAGEVFAADPSGNPSIPNWTRVRAAFPEFTSRLRDTV, from the coding sequence ATGCCAGACTTCTATCAGCACGATATGATCACGACGATCCACGATCTCCGGTCGGCGAAACTGGAGAGTTTGGAGTCGATGCTTCGCGAATCGACGCAAAACCACGCGATTGGCTTGGTTTTGCCCGTGACCGCATCGGACATGCGTGCCGAACCGTTCGACGTGATCGTGCGAGAACTATCACAAGCGGACTACATCGCGTCGATTGTGGTCAGCCTGGGCGTGGCGCCCGACCAAGCGGATTACGACGAAACCTGCGCGAAGATCGCACCGCTGGGTGACCGAGCGAAAGTGCTTTGGACCGACGGCCCAGAAGTCCAGGGGCTGTACCAAGAGTTGATCGATGCGGGGATCGACGTTTCGGTGCCCGGCAAAGGTCGAAGTGTATGGACTGCGTTTGGATACTTGTTGGACGATCCCAACATTGAAACGTTCGTGCTGCACGATTGCGACATTGTCGACTACGACCGGCAATTGCTGTCACGCCTGTGTTTGCCGATGGTGCACCCCGGATTGGACTTCGAATTCTGCAAGGCATATTACGCTCGCGTCACGGATCGGATGCACGGCCGCGTTGTCCGGTTGTTGGTGGCGCCGTTGTTGCGTGCCTTGATGCAGTGCTTCCCCGAAAATCAGTTCGTGCGATTCCTGGGGAACTTCCGTTATCCGTTGTCCGGGGAATTCTCGCTGACTCGCAACTTGGCGCGAACCAATCGAGTCGCCAGCGATTGGGGATTGGAAGTCGGGACGCTCGCCGATGTTTACCGCAACACGTCGCACAAACGAGTGTGCCAAGTCGATTTGGCTCGGCTGTATGAGCACAAGCATCAAACGTTGGCGGTGGATCAACCGTCCAGCGGTTTGATCAAAATGGCGCTCGACATTTTGACCACGATCTATCGAACGCTGGCCAGCCAAGGCATTGTGTTTGGCGAATCAACGTTTGTGACCTTGCGAGCTTCGTTCCTGCGGATCGCTCAAGATTGCATTCGCCAATACGCCGCCGACGCGCGAGTCAACTCGCTGCACTACGATCGTCACTCCGAGGAAATGGCAATCGAAGCCTTTGCACAATGCGTGACCCAAGCCGGGGAAGTCTTCGCGGCGGATCCGAGTGGTAACCCGTCGATTCCAAACTGGACTCGCGTGCGAGCTGCCTTCCCCGAGTTCACCTCGCGGCTTCGCGACACGGTTTGA
- a CDS encoding DUF4261 domain-containing protein: protein MPRTQSFLAVHGRHRVLGVAKRISLLRRFFRMPQGFYTQCVVVLLRERVSMRKIAAAIDEFEPSDPLPATADWAIAGPSLVMDMDEDTPGHLAIDLVDHPWPDDMEFDNADSPVRQAWSSGSFGPITFPNSLQRALEQLWVWDDGKTEVPTHTHFLRIRSSYVLKSDQDDAPLTPENYEPFDELALITEVAAALAEMPQAIAYFNPAGETIRNSEGLNQVIQESEENDFPPLDLWANVRLYSLDDGFAAMDTVGNGQLDLPDIEALFFAESYDFNDVDEMLRLITCHLIESDEPFVDGDTVEGPGGRTWEIHFQSNSIADPQRAVLRCTPQDDHPLPEQFQAT, encoded by the coding sequence ATGCCACGCACGCAGAGCTTTCTCGCGGTGCACGGTCGTCATCGCGTTCTCGGCGTTGCCAAACGGATTTCGCTCTTACGAAGGTTCTTTCGGATGCCCCAAGGCTTCTACACTCAATGCGTCGTTGTTTTGCTGCGCGAACGCGTGTCGATGCGAAAAATTGCCGCCGCGATCGATGAATTTGAACCGTCGGACCCTCTGCCGGCGACGGCGGATTGGGCCATCGCCGGGCCTTCGTTGGTCATGGACATGGACGAAGACACGCCGGGTCATTTAGCGATCGATTTGGTCGATCATCCTTGGCCTGACGACATGGAATTCGACAACGCGGATTCTCCGGTCCGCCAAGCTTGGTCCAGTGGTTCCTTTGGACCGATCACGTTCCCCAACTCTCTGCAGCGAGCGCTCGAACAATTGTGGGTTTGGGATGACGGGAAAACCGAAGTGCCAACGCACACGCACTTTTTGCGGATCCGCAGCAGCTACGTTTTGAAAAGCGATCAAGACGACGCACCGCTGACGCCCGAAAACTACGAACCCTTTGATGAGTTGGCCTTGATCACGGAAGTCGCCGCCGCGCTCGCCGAAATGCCGCAAGCCATCGCGTACTTCAACCCCGCCGGAGAAACGATTCGGAATTCCGAGGGGTTGAATCAGGTGATTCAGGAATCGGAAGAGAATGATTTCCCGCCGCTGGATCTGTGGGCGAACGTTCGTCTGTACAGCCTCGACGACGGGTTCGCCGCGATGGACACCGTTGGCAATGGGCAGCTTGATTTGCCAGACATTGAAGCGTTGTTCTTCGCCGAGTCGTACGACTTCAACGACGTCGACGAGATGCTTCGTTTGATCACCTGCCATCTGATCGAAAGCGACGAACCGTTTGTCGATGGCGACACGGTGGAGGGGCCTGGCGGGAGGACCTGGGAAATTCATTTCCAGTCCAACAGTATCGCTGATCCGCAACGAGCGGTCCTGCGCTGCACACCGCAAGACGACCACCCGTTGCCGGAACAATTTCAAGCCACATAG
- a CDS encoding amidohydrolase family protein yields the protein MNVPTTLAPVTSTMNRLVGSWLSTLNGMLVGCAIASYLSTTAHAHDIIPGKPQTQPVVIQHATLHVGNGSVIENGSVLFRKDKIVSVGASVAIPGDAMLVDASGQHVYPGLIDAYTDLGLREITAVDVTVDNVERGEMNPNVRSWVAFNPDSELIPVARSGGVLMTHVVPGGRLLQGQSGVLQLDGWSARDMLLSGPAGMCINWDSLVPRGGDTKENAKRYNDKIRELDELLERARRYAEQDRDGAGFQSDVRLESLVPVIEGKLPVFVQADRFAAIDSAISFFTSRQIPMVLCGGADAMHCVDRLTAHDIPVILIATYRLPRRRHDAVDALYSLPAKLRDAGVRFAIAGEGAGYPGGASNVRNLPYHAGVAVAHGLPHEEAVRAITQSPAEILGVADRVGSLAAERDATLILVDGDVLETGSRVVDAYVQGRKVDLSNKHKQLYRKYEAKP from the coding sequence ATGAACGTTCCTACCACTCTCGCTCCGGTGACATCCACGATGAATCGATTGGTTGGTTCATGGTTGTCGACGTTGAATGGCATGTTGGTCGGATGTGCCATCGCATCATACTTGTCAACGACGGCTCACGCTCACGACATCATTCCGGGAAAGCCTCAAACTCAGCCCGTCGTGATCCAGCATGCCACGCTGCATGTCGGCAATGGTTCCGTCATCGAGAATGGATCGGTGCTTTTCCGCAAAGACAAAATCGTCTCGGTGGGTGCCTCCGTTGCGATTCCCGGCGATGCCATGCTGGTTGATGCTTCCGGACAACACGTTTATCCCGGATTGATCGATGCCTACACCGATCTTGGTCTTCGAGAAATCACGGCGGTGGACGTGACGGTCGACAATGTGGAGCGAGGCGAAATGAATCCGAACGTTCGTTCGTGGGTCGCGTTCAACCCGGACAGCGAGCTGATTCCGGTGGCTCGTTCCGGCGGCGTGTTGATGACTCACGTGGTGCCCGGCGGTCGTTTGCTGCAAGGGCAATCCGGAGTGCTGCAACTGGATGGATGGTCCGCGCGAGACATGCTGCTCAGTGGTCCCGCAGGCATGTGCATTAACTGGGATTCGCTTGTTCCGCGAGGCGGCGATACCAAAGAAAACGCCAAACGCTACAACGACAAAATTCGCGAATTGGATGAGTTGCTGGAGCGAGCCCGACGTTATGCGGAGCAAGACCGCGACGGTGCTGGCTTCCAATCCGATGTGCGATTGGAGAGCCTGGTTCCGGTCATCGAAGGCAAGCTTCCCGTGTTCGTCCAAGCCGATCGTTTCGCTGCCATCGATTCCGCGATTTCGTTTTTCACTTCACGGCAAATTCCAATGGTGCTGTGCGGTGGTGCGGACGCGATGCACTGCGTCGATCGTTTGACCGCTCATGACATTCCGGTGATCTTGATTGCCACCTACCGTTTGCCTCGTCGGCGACATGATGCGGTCGACGCGTTGTATTCATTGCCAGCCAAGTTGCGTGACGCGGGTGTGCGTTTCGCCATCGCGGGCGAAGGTGCCGGGTATCCGGGCGGAGCATCCAACGTTCGCAACTTGCCGTATCATGCTGGCGTTGCGGTGGCTCACGGTTTGCCTCACGAAGAAGCCGTTCGTGCCATCACGCAGTCCCCCGCTGAAATCCTTGGGGTCGCTGACCGAGTCGGTTCATTGGCCGCGGAACGCGATGCCACGCTGATCTTGGTCGATGGCGATGTGCTAGAAACCGGTTCGCGCGTGGTCGATGCTTACGTCCAAGGCCGCAAGGTCGACCTCAGTAACAAACACAAACAACTGTATCGCAAGTACGAAGCAAAACCCTGA
- a CDS encoding HD-GYP domain-containing protein produces MLVSDLIAISVSTLSPSSAIGADLYCRVGQTDEAKLYRGADYPMKPQDLNKLKSRGVTKLFIEREGRDSYQNYLRDLAAGGGSENADNAQRSAALNEVVLDVLQGSFETNDQDNTVEAASDLGGLAASLVSREDFAAGDLFRVLNHDYATFTHSANVAMYAGMLARELGFTEEDIELVVAGGLLHDLGKLEIPDQILTKPGRLDEDEFAQIKRHPAEGFRQLARREDLTFAQLMMVYQHHERLDGGGYPVGSHDQEIHPWAKLCAVVDIYEAVTSQRPYRTPMSRSDACNLIRRESGKALDPEMVECWISIIHSTMPK; encoded by the coding sequence ATGCTCGTATCGGACCTCATCGCAATCAGCGTCTCCACCCTGTCGCCGTCATCGGCGATTGGTGCGGATCTGTATTGCCGTGTCGGCCAAACCGATGAGGCCAAACTGTATCGCGGTGCGGATTACCCCATGAAGCCGCAGGACTTGAACAAGCTGAAGTCCCGAGGTGTGACCAAGCTGTTCATCGAACGCGAAGGCCGCGATTCCTACCAGAACTACCTGCGCGACTTGGCGGCCGGTGGCGGCAGCGAAAACGCTGACAACGCTCAGCGTTCAGCGGCTCTCAACGAAGTCGTGCTGGATGTGCTGCAAGGAAGCTTTGAAACCAACGACCAAGACAACACCGTGGAAGCCGCCAGCGACCTGGGCGGTCTCGCCGCGAGTTTGGTATCGCGAGAAGATTTCGCGGCGGGCGATCTGTTCCGAGTTCTCAATCACGACTACGCCACGTTCACTCACAGTGCCAACGTGGCCATGTACGCGGGGATGCTGGCCCGCGAGTTGGGCTTCACGGAAGAGGACATTGAGCTGGTGGTCGCCGGTGGATTGCTGCACGATCTCGGCAAACTGGAGATTCCCGATCAGATTCTGACCAAGCCAGGACGTTTGGACGAAGACGAATTCGCACAGATCAAACGCCATCCGGCGGAAGGATTTCGTCAACTCGCACGACGCGAAGACCTGACGTTCGCTCAATTGATGATGGTGTACCAACACCACGAGCGACTCGATGGCGGCGGCTATCCCGTCGGCAGTCACGACCAAGAGATCCATCCATGGGCAAAGCTTTGCGCCGTCGTGGATATTTACGAAGCCGTGACCAGCCAACGTCCCTACAGGACTCCTATGTCACGCTCGGATGCATGTAACCTGATTCGTCGCGAAAGCGGCAAGGCCCTCGACCCGGAGATGGTGGAATGTTGGATTTCGATTATCCACAGCACTATGCCCAAGTAG
- a CDS encoding NAD-dependent epimerase/dehydratase family protein — MRVVVTGCSGFLGREIVRQLLQRGDDVVGLSRRETPDLVRDGMEHHRGDLLDQDYLARVIPGADVVVHTAAVAGVWGPWQHYFDNNVVASRHVLEACQQNDVSQLVYTSSPSVTFGGEDQTHVDESEPYPDEFLCHYPHTKSIAEKETLDADQPNQLRTLALRPHLIWGPEDPHLIPRVLDRARRGRLRIIGEGKNVIDTVHVTNAAAAHLNAIDALQNQPERAAGRAYFITQDEPVNCWDWITQLCEQHDVPPPKKSISFQAAYRIGATLERIYRWTGRRSEPPMTRFVAAQLAKDHSFDISAAKERLGYRPLINMDEGLQTLTSAPSTGQ; from the coding sequence ATGCGAGTCGTGGTCACGGGATGCAGCGGTTTTCTGGGACGGGAGATCGTCCGTCAACTTCTGCAACGTGGTGATGACGTCGTTGGATTGTCGCGACGCGAAACGCCGGATTTGGTTCGAGACGGCATGGAACACCATCGCGGTGACTTGTTGGACCAAGACTACTTGGCCCGAGTCATCCCAGGTGCTGACGTGGTCGTGCATACCGCAGCCGTTGCTGGCGTCTGGGGACCATGGCAGCATTACTTTGACAACAACGTGGTTGCCTCACGTCATGTGTTGGAAGCATGTCAGCAAAACGACGTGTCGCAATTGGTCTACACCAGCAGCCCCAGCGTGACATTCGGAGGCGAAGACCAGACCCACGTGGACGAATCCGAACCGTATCCGGACGAGTTCCTTTGTCACTACCCGCACACAAAGTCGATCGCGGAAAAGGAAACCCTGGATGCGGATCAACCGAACCAATTGCGAACGTTGGCGCTGCGTCCGCATTTAATTTGGGGCCCCGAAGATCCGCATCTGATTCCACGAGTCTTGGACCGTGCTCGTCGTGGTCGATTGCGAATCATTGGCGAGGGAAAAAATGTGATCGACACGGTCCATGTGACCAACGCCGCGGCGGCTCATCTGAATGCGATCGATGCGTTGCAAAACCAACCCGAGAGAGCAGCGGGCAGAGCCTACTTCATCACGCAAGACGAACCGGTCAATTGCTGGGACTGGATCACTCAGCTATGCGAACAACATGACGTGCCTCCGCCAAAGAAGTCGATCTCGTTCCAAGCCGCCTATCGAATCGGGGCAACCTTGGAACGGATCTATCGTTGGACGGGACGTCGCTCTGAACCGCCGATGACTCGCTTTGTCGCGGCTCAGCTTGCGAAGGATCACTCGTTTGACATCTCGGCTGCCAAAGAGCGACTCGGCTACCGACCGCTCATCAACATGGACGAAGGCCTGCAAACGCTCACCAGCGCCCCGTCCACTGGTCAGTGA
- a CDS encoding DUF6690 family protein — MLVTRLGKITVLAVAAGGPYIASETDWGRNAAGSVTNVFRADGTEVAGWGSGEAPLGGVTHDPESDRYPVHSHHQVETLRGVSSKRYRYEPEIAQKLGAMPASDQAPGLAGNNVADLREVLRFDLTTHAVLNRFSRVSTVLADLQLEGLRVPIVTGTQATDLAGTLTYYFDRTGQIQRISLHGFTGDPSRLVTTLQSYYGLVREPALEAGVFTKRWNGTPVHFLRLTHAPVVFSDAVHQKYTVFLELNQPNLTYGISDEAKRIVVTDQWTGRW; from the coding sequence ATGCTCGTCACTCGCCTTGGCAAAATCACGGTCCTCGCCGTCGCCGCCGGGGGACCCTACATCGCGTCCGAAACGGATTGGGGACGCAATGCGGCGGGATCCGTCACCAATGTGTTTCGAGCCGACGGAACCGAAGTCGCAGGATGGGGATCGGGGGAGGCACCGCTGGGCGGAGTCACCCATGATCCCGAATCGGATCGTTATCCGGTGCACTCGCACCACCAAGTCGAAACGCTTCGTGGTGTCTCGTCCAAACGATACCGCTACGAACCGGAGATCGCTCAAAAGCTGGGTGCGATGCCGGCTTCGGATCAGGCTCCCGGACTGGCGGGAAACAATGTGGCTGATTTGCGTGAAGTTTTGCGTTTCGACCTGACGACGCACGCGGTGCTCAATCGATTTTCACGAGTGTCGACGGTCTTGGCTGACTTGCAATTGGAAGGGCTGCGTGTGCCGATTGTCACCGGCACGCAAGCCACCGATTTGGCGGGCACGCTGACGTACTACTTTGATCGCACCGGTCAGATCCAACGAATTTCGCTTCACGGCTTTACCGGAGACCCGTCCCGATTGGTCACGACGCTGCAGTCGTATTACGGTTTGGTTCGGGAACCAGCGTTGGAAGCAGGCGTCTTCACCAAACGTTGGAACGGCACCCCGGTTCACTTCTTGCGATTGACGCACGCTCCGGTTGTCTTCAGCGATGCGGTGCACCAAAAGTACACGGTGTTCTTGGAACTGAACCAACCCAACTTGACCTACGGAATCAGCGATGAAGCCAAGCGGATCGTGGTCACTGACCAGTGGACGGGGCGCTGGTGA
- a CDS encoding outer membrane protein assembly factor BamB family protein, translating into MRKMLLTGIVCLLMSCQFTSAETPTFSDTDWPWWRGEQRQGHATTDTLPPLSWDDSAETADNILWKTAIPGRGHGSPILLADKVFLQIADKSRQSLLLVCFRRDNGEKLWDCVVHEGAYDTTHQREPNTKASWASCTPATDGQLVFVNFYFDKAVYTSAVDLSGKLRWQQRLCDYRIHQGYGSSPTIHEDLVISTADNKEGGQVVAMKRDSGEVVWRHARPKEPNYASPVVLPVAGKDQLILTGCDLVTSLDPLTGNVNWEIEGATTECVTTTVTDGTHVFSSGGYPDNHISAVVAEGSGEVAWRVNTRVYVPSMLQKDGFLYMTLDAGVAMCVECETGDTQWKARLGGDFTASPVLVGDHIFAVNEAGEYSVFRANPDKFELVVKNKLGDSVYSTPTISDGKIYHRVGYQEGDQRNEYLICIGE; encoded by the coding sequence ATGAGAAAGATGCTTTTGACGGGAATCGTCTGTTTGTTAATGTCGTGTCAATTCACTTCGGCAGAGACACCAACATTTTCAGATACCGACTGGCCGTGGTGGCGTGGTGAACAACGGCAGGGTCATGCCACCACCGACACGCTTCCGCCACTCTCTTGGGACGATTCAGCGGAAACGGCGGACAACATTCTTTGGAAGACCGCTATTCCGGGACGCGGGCATGGTTCGCCGATCTTGCTGGCTGACAAGGTTTTCTTGCAGATCGCGGACAAGTCGCGTCAGTCGTTGTTGCTGGTGTGTTTCCGACGCGACAATGGCGAAAAGCTGTGGGACTGCGTCGTTCACGAAGGTGCCTACGACACGACGCATCAACGCGAACCGAACACCAAGGCGTCCTGGGCTTCGTGTACGCCAGCCACCGATGGGCAACTCGTTTTCGTCAATTTCTACTTCGACAAAGCGGTCTACACCTCGGCGGTTGACTTGTCAGGCAAGCTTCGGTGGCAACAAAGACTGTGTGATTACCGCATCCACCAAGGGTATGGATCCTCTCCGACAATCCACGAAGACTTGGTGATTTCGACGGCCGACAACAAAGAAGGCGGTCAAGTTGTCGCGATGAAACGAGATTCCGGCGAGGTCGTCTGGCGACACGCCCGGCCCAAAGAGCCGAACTACGCCTCGCCGGTTGTTCTGCCTGTTGCCGGCAAAGACCAATTGATTCTGACCGGATGCGACTTGGTCACCAGCCTGGATCCGCTTACCGGAAACGTGAATTGGGAGATCGAAGGTGCAACCACGGAGTGCGTGACCACGACCGTGACAGACGGGACGCATGTGTTCTCCAGTGGCGGTTACCCGGACAATCACATTTCGGCGGTGGTCGCAGAAGGTTCTGGCGAGGTGGCTTGGCGGGTGAACACGCGAGTCTACGTCCCTTCCATGTTGCAAAAAGACGGCTTCCTCTACATGACGTTGGATGCCGGCGTTGCCATGTGCGTCGAATGTGAGACAGGCGACACTCAGTGGAAAGCTCGTCTGGGCGGCGACTTCACCGCATCACCAGTCCTGGTGGGCGACCACATTTTCGCCGTCAACGAAGCCGGCGAATATTCAGTCTTTCGGGCGAATCCGGACAAGTTCGAACTGGTGGTCAAGAACAAATTGGGGGACTCGGTCTATTCGACGCCCACCATCAGCGATGGCAAAATTTATCATCGCGTTGGTTACCAAGAAGGCGATCAACGCAATGAGTACCTGATCTGCATCGGCGAGTGA
- a CDS encoding tetratricopeptide repeat protein gives MPPAELLSGFFQASAPSGDDDREASNEDGSTEDESDDDIPAHADSDDAENPLAGMRIAIVGRLGGMNRREATNLLRSYGAVVAESESSSVNCIVIGAEESPLAEAELIEKATERRGELADLQILHETDLWQQLGLVDAEQSIRKLHTPAMLAHLLGVSVRVIRRWHRRGLIQPVRTLHKLPYFDFQEVATARRLAAWVASGASPEAIERRIMQWVEVVPNLRRPLDQLSILVEGKQVLLRQGEGLIEPGGQLRFDFDALEEPESNSDTPESDETILRFARPVDPNHEAGGFPFVEAPFSDETNLGISIASSADDMEFPPAEPPADEEDELLLSAYQAEDSGELEIAIDCYHAVLARDGVRSDIHFQIGELLYRIGEPIAARERYYAALEVDPDFVEARSSLAGVLAETGQLELAVAAYRGALALHDDYPDVHYNLARILEDLHRSVEAEHHWRRFLQLSPGSPWADEAHARLEELRQSEQPET, from the coding sequence ATGCCACCGGCGGAATTGCTCTCTGGATTCTTTCAGGCAAGCGCCCCGTCCGGAGACGACGATCGTGAAGCATCAAACGAGGATGGCTCGACGGAAGATGAGTCCGACGATGACATCCCGGCCCATGCCGATAGTGATGACGCAGAAAACCCGTTGGCAGGAATGCGAATCGCGATTGTGGGTCGCTTGGGCGGAATGAATCGTCGAGAAGCGACCAATTTGCTGAGGTCCTACGGAGCGGTGGTTGCGGAGAGCGAATCGTCGTCCGTCAATTGCATTGTGATCGGCGCCGAGGAGTCTCCTTTGGCGGAGGCTGAGCTGATCGAAAAAGCGACCGAGCGGCGTGGCGAGCTGGCTGACCTGCAGATCCTTCATGAAACCGATTTGTGGCAACAGCTCGGTTTGGTCGACGCCGAGCAATCCATCCGCAAATTGCACACGCCGGCGATGTTGGCTCATTTGCTGGGCGTTTCAGTTCGTGTGATTCGACGTTGGCATCGACGCGGTTTGATTCAACCCGTCCGCACACTGCACAAACTGCCGTACTTCGATTTTCAAGAGGTCGCAACCGCGCGGCGATTGGCGGCCTGGGTTGCGTCCGGTGCCAGCCCGGAAGCGATCGAGCGACGCATCATGCAGTGGGTCGAGGTTGTCCCCAATCTTCGCCGACCTCTGGATCAACTGTCGATTCTGGTGGAGGGCAAACAAGTCTTGCTGCGTCAAGGCGAAGGCTTGATCGAGCCAGGCGGACAACTGCGTTTCGATTTCGATGCGTTGGAAGAGCCCGAATCCAATTCCGACACGCCTGAATCCGACGAAACGATCCTGCGTTTCGCTCGCCCGGTGGATCCGAATCACGAAGCGGGAGGCTTCCCTTTTGTCGAAGCCCCGTTTTCCGATGAAACGAATCTCGGCATTTCGATCGCGTCGAGCGCGGACGACATGGAATTTCCTCCGGCGGAGCCTCCCGCGGACGAAGAGGACGAGCTGTTGCTGTCGGCCTACCAAGCCGAGGACTCCGGGGAATTGGAAATCGCCATCGATTGCTATCACGCCGTGCTGGCTCGCGACGGTGTTCGATCGGACATTCATTTTCAAATCGGCGAGTTGCTCTACCGAATCGGCGAACCGATCGCAGCGAGAGAACGCTACTACGCGGCGTTGGAAGTCGATCCAGATTTCGTGGAAGCGAGATCGAGTCTGGCTGGCGTGTTGGCGGAAACCGGCCAACTTGAGCTTGCCGTTGCAGCCTATCGAGGCGCGTTGGCTTTGCACGACGATTACCCCGATGTGCACTACAACTTGGCCCGAATTTTGGAAGACCTGCACCGCAGCGTCGAAGCCGAGCATCATTGGCGACGTTTCCTCCAACTTTCTCCCGGCAGTCCCTGGGCCGATGAAGCCCACGCTCGGCTGGAAGAACTGCGTCAATCGGAACAACCCGAAACGTAA
- a CDS encoding TCR/Tet family MFS transporter, producing the protein MAFILLTLLIDILAIGIIIPVLPELVKEFVGGDTSRASRYVGVIGATYSLMQFFFAPVLGALSDRFGRRPVILASLFGLGVDFIVTGLAPSVGWLFLGRIVAGVMGASFSTANAYIADVSTQETRARNFGLVGMMFGLGFIIGPALGGVLGGIHIRLPFFVAAGLSLVNWLYGFFILPESLPPEKRGSISLAAMNPLGTVSRLRNYPMIAGLAVAFMFSSLAQRGLENVWVLSMGFRFGWNEVTNGLTLALVGLMAAIVQGGMVRPTIKRLGERKTALMATCVSCIAFLGYGLATQGWMIPCIVIFGSLAGLAGPAIQSLVAGRVSPDEQGKVQGALTSLISLTNIPAPLLFTSGLLGYFTSDDAPFEFPGAPFVFGSLLLAIAVVILARVFMKFPASEDTVAKDSDPDTSGPADRVSHGSNDPGAASSETTSSTALEST; encoded by the coding sequence ATGGCGTTCATTCTGTTGACGCTGCTGATCGACATCTTGGCGATCGGGATCATCATCCCAGTGTTGCCCGAATTGGTCAAAGAATTCGTTGGCGGCGACACGTCCCGCGCCAGCCGCTACGTCGGCGTGATTGGTGCGACCTATTCGTTGATGCAATTCTTCTTTGCACCGGTGCTGGGTGCCCTGTCGGATCGTTTCGGTCGGCGACCGGTCATCCTGGCATCGTTGTTCGGTTTAGGCGTCGACTTCATCGTCACCGGTCTCGCACCTTCGGTTGGATGGCTGTTCTTGGGCCGAATTGTTGCGGGAGTGATGGGCGCCAGTTTCTCCACGGCGAATGCTTACATCGCGGATGTCTCCACACAAGAAACCCGAGCCCGAAACTTTGGCTTGGTGGGCATGATGTTCGGACTGGGGTTCATCATCGGTCCGGCTCTGGGCGGCGTCTTGGGAGGCATTCATATTCGGTTGCCGTTTTTCGTCGCCGCGGGTTTGTCGTTGGTCAATTGGCTCTACGGTTTCTTTATCCTGCCGGAATCTCTGCCACCGGAAAAACGTGGCAGCATTTCATTGGCGGCCATGAACCCGTTGGGAACCGTTTCGCGACTTCGCAATTATCCCATGATTGCCGGGCTGGCGGTCGCGTTCATGTTTTCGTCACTCGCTCAACGCGGCTTGGAAAACGTTTGGGTCCTGTCGATGGGATTCCGGTTTGGCTGGAACGAAGTCACGAATGGATTGACCTTGGCATTGGTTGGATTGATGGCCGCCATCGTGCAAGGCGGAATGGTGCGTCCGACCATCAAACGCTTGGGCGAACGCAAAACAGCTTTGATGGCAACATGTGTTTCTTGCATTGCCTTCCTCGGTTATGGCTTGGCCACACAAGGTTGGATGATCCCATGCATCGTGATCTTTGGTTCACTCGCCGGTTTGGCGGGGCCAGCCATTCAAAGCTTGGTGGCGGGACGCGTCAGCCCGGACGAGCAAGGCAAGGTGCAGGGTGCACTGACCTCGCTGATCAGCCTGACCAACATTCCGGCGCCGCTGCTTTTCACCAGCGGATTGCTCGGCTACTTCACATCAGACGATGCACCGTTTGAGTTTCCGGGGGCACCGTTCGTGTTCGGCTCACTGTTGCTCGCCATCGCGGTGGTGATTTTGGCTCGGGTCTTCATGAAGTTTCCCGCGAGCGAAGACACCGTCGCAAAGGACTCCGATCCGGACACATCCGGACCGGCTGATCGTGTTTCGCACGGAAGCAACGATCCAGGTGCCGCGTCATCGGAAACCACTTCATCGACCGCTCTGGAGTCGACTTGA